The following proteins are encoded in a genomic region of Phaeodactylum tricornutum CCAP 1055/1 chromosome 1, whole genome shotgun sequence:
- a CDS encoding predicted protein: METRAANHVAAEEHRCDLAKSSRMKKARSVDFGRFLRSSLRNPADSSTVVASAFSQRAARDNFSNCTSVFAPSLSEQCSATATTDNLLLRKGWPNGTAISAASSFPPSASSFPIGTWTLGKLSVLVLALASLTDLALSHIYRLESPADFYDALSADVIRPPFRYKSSTSIARTRSSLGSAAISSVTEFLSPILPFTGGLDLRREDYWTTSGSWLETLESLTRQIQEALFSSDDDRTSLLSSISLIRSGSLSNKMSPRVHTKGRNTGTFTKHVSSISAQKPFFSEDEIAELSLGEVAQAFRYASESSSTDFNEDKFLNSLTTRVRRMILSIREAVSESRGIDVEDACVLTKNHRVNGSVDALKFSAAMRIFAEWRILRQVPEGYKGYAVGMNLGHKDVVQNVAKIEQAVHSWLDNQRDLRSLSEIESQTGCPIIELRSSNLCSPTIRELMQDEVDMDIHPTNRLPRLKEKTAAMGILWVRRQLHYQTGVFGNLLVVPESFPTTERAVASAYKEVYDKYHGWAVQKIFSYSFQSAPKAEEIYQHMNPERLKEVKAAADELVLHFDSESRCSAKGMNISPKGNLIDVILLNASREFENLVEAFLQLVNSGMASPGSDVRGGGCNIHSSDENDRESFIAKEMIKDAHKHIEFYLEVVRPLLDDLALVFDELNMDDPTKV, from the exons ATGGAGACAAGAGCAGCAAATCATGTTGCTGCGGAGGAGCACAGGTGCGACTTGGCAAAAAGTTCGCGAATGAAAAAGGCAAGATCTGTCGATTTTGGACGATTTCTTCGGTCCAGTCTTCGGAATCCGGCTGATAGCTCCACCGTTGTAGCATCGGCCTTCAGCCAAAGAGCTGCAAGGGACAACTTTTCTAACTG TACCTCTGTTTTCGCGCCATCCCTGTCAGAACAGTGCTCCGCAACAGCTACTACAGACAATTTGTTACTACGAAAAGGCTGGCCGAACGGAACCGCCATTTCCGCCGCTTCTTCATTTCCCCCGTCGGCGTCCAGCTTCCCCATCGGAACGTGGACTCTTGGCAAGCTTTCTGTCTTAGTTTTAGCGCTAGCATCTTTGACAGATTTAGCACTTTCTCACATATACCGACTAGAATCACCAGCAGACTTCTATGACGCTCTGTCCGCCGATGTTATTCGACCGCCCTTTCGGTATAAGTCGAGTACATCCATTGCACGCACACGGTCTAGCCTTGGTTCTGCTGCGATTAGTTCTGTCACAGAATTTCTTTCCCCAATCCTTCCCTTTACTGGCGGGTTGGATCTGAGAAGGGAAGATTATTGGACAACTTCAGGAAGCTGGCTAGAAACATTGGAGTCCTTGACGAGACAAATCCAAGAGGCGCTGTTTTCGTCGGACGATGACCGGACAAGTCTACTCAGCAGTATATCGCTTATTCGTAGCGGAAGTCTCTCCAACAAGATGTCGCCGCGGGTCCACACTAAGGGAAGAAATACGGGCACTTTTACGAAGCATGTGTCATCTATTTCAGCTCAGAAACCGTTCTTCAGCGAAGATGAGATCGCTGAGCTTTCTCTCGGCGAGGTAGCGCAGGCCTTCCGATATGCGTCAGAAAGCTCGTCCACAGATTTCAACGAGGATAAGTTTTTGAACAGCTTGACCACCCGAGTGCGCAGAATGATTCTCTCCATCAGGGAAGCTGTCTCCGAGTCGCGCGGCATCGATGTCGAAGATGCCTGtgttttgacgaagaatcaTCGAGTGAATGGAAGCGTCGATGCGCTGAAATTTTCGGCCGCTATGAGAATATTTGCGGAATGGCGTATCCTCCGGCAGGTTCCAGAAGGATACAAGGGATATGCTGTTGGAATGAATCTTGGTCATAAGGATGTCGTCCAAAACGTTGCAAAGATTGAACAGGCAGTTCATTCTTGGCTAGACAATCAACGAGACTTGCGTTCGCTATCAGAAATCGAATCGCAAACCGGCTGCCCTATAATTGAATTGAGATCCTCGAATCTTTGCTCGCCAACGATTCGAGAGCTAATGCAAGACGAAGTTGACATGGACATTCATCCAACAAATCGTCTACCTCGCCTGAAAGAAAAAACCGCGGCGATGGGCATTCTTTGGGTGAGACGACAGCTACATTACCAAACAGGTGTTTTTGGCAATCTGTTAGTCGTACCGGAAAGCTTTCCGACAACAGAGAGAGCAGTGGCGTCGGCCTATAAGGAGGTTTACGACAAGTATCATGGTTGGGCTGTACAAAAGATTTTCAGCTACTCTTTTCAATCAGCACCAAAGGCAGAAGAAATCTACCAGCATATGAACCCAGAACGGCTGAAAGAAGTCAAGGCTGCCGCTGATGAATTGGTGTTGCATTTTGACTCTGAATCACGATGTTCAGCCAAAGGAATGAACATTTCGCCTAAGGGCAATCTGATTGATGTCATTTTACTGAACGCTAGTAGGGAATTCGAGAATCTTGTAGAGGCTTTTCTACAGCTTGTCAATTCTGGCATGGCATCACCAGGTTCTGACGTTCGAGGTGGCGGCTGCAACATTCACAGCTCGGATGAAAATGACAGAGAATCGTTcattgccaaggaaatgatCAAGGATGCACACAAGCACATTGAGTTTTACCTAGAGGTTGTCCGTCCACTCTTGGATGACCTTGCCCTAGTTTTTGATGAGCTCAATATGGACGATCCCACCAAGGTTTAA
- a CDS encoding predicted protein has translation MCISVEKPMVADGNRSSRSSFFETPILRLRYSVVGPALTIDAQVLLALVLIAAYLSNCLQEERVSFLNNFWTIRTILQQESLRAVIFVFSMFAFGRKWFGSLLGAQKLAQTGSSALKSVASNGTIVRIRSSMSMSVISDRLMSMNGKSTSHRASLSLSDKTCFAQLKDIEKLSVKDMGSIFRYAIQYNIWTDAQLKAFLSEIRVQALSVVTAIDHALPPLHRASMVQEPNAQSSSPRNFGDMDVLLFSAAVRVFAEWRLLRLTPAGYRNYALGMALTRRDLVQNIGKIEAAVHELLESQTSHNGVNSIRPTIWQLLDYEVQRGVHPKLPYLVEKSGASGILWIMRQLSFQVNSFEYISKVPTAFPSFKIAVRSAYDRVYGDYHGFFLKQIFWNSFKSAPEASVILKFMEETEEIMSRDLSPSNSSEKATVLTRDAVCDNIQSPQERNHFIGMFLEVQQFLKQCHGGHPKVRPPAVDTSLHGPEHIGQKGGDLTAFLLEMHPLISGLDGLIGHFNMKDPSKV, from the coding sequence ATGTGTATTTCAGTCGAAAAACCTATGGTTGCCGACGGCAACAGAAGTTCCCGATCTTCGTTTTTTGAAACGCCGATTCTACGGCTTCGATACTCCGTGGTGGGACCGGCTTTGACGATCGACGCACAAGTCTTGTTGGCTCTTGTATTGATAGCAGCGTATCTTTCTAATTGCTTGCAGGAGGAGCGTGTTTCCTTTCTTAATAATTTCTGGACAATACGAACGATTCTGCAGCAGGAAAGTCTCAGGGCTGTAATTTTCGTATTTTCAATGTTTGCTTTTGGGCGGAAATGGTTTGGTTCTTTGCTAGGAGCTCAAAAATTGGCTCAAACAGGTTCATCGGCTCTGAAGAGCGTTGCTTCAAACGGAACCATCGTGAGAATCCGTAGTTCCATGTCGATGTCTGTCATATCGGACCGGCTAATGTCGATGAACGGCAAGTCGACCTCGCACAGGGCTTCtctgtcactgtcagacaaAACGTGCTTTGCTCAATTGAAGGATATTGAGAAACTGTCGGTAAAGGATATGGGGAGCATTTTTCGCTACGCAATACAATACAATATATGGACTGACGCTCAACTTAAAGCCTTTCTTTCAGAAATTCGGGTCCAGGCCTTGTCCGTTGTTACCGCAATTGATCACGCGCTTCCCCCCTTACATCGTGCGTCAATGGTGCAAGAACCAAACGCGCAGAGTAGCAGTCCTAGGAACTTTGGAGATATGGACGTACTCCTGTTTTCAGCAGCCGTTCGAGTATTTGCGGAATGGAGACTTCTTCGCCTTACCCCAGCAGGATATCGAAATTACGCACTTGGGATGGCGCTGACACGTCGCGATTTGGTGCAAAATATTGGAAAGATAGAAGCTGCTGTACATGAGCTATTGGAAAGCCAAACTTCTCACAACGGAGTCAATTCTATTAGACCTACAatttggcaattgctggatTACGAAGTACAGCGTGGTGTGCACCCAAAGCTACCTTATTTGGTCGAGAAATCGGGTGCGTCGGGTATCCTTTGGATCATGCGGCAACTGAGTTTCCAGGTGAATTCATTTGAATACATTTCTAAGGTACCAACAGCGTTTCCGTCATTCAAGATAGCCGTTCGCTCAGCATATGATCGAGTTTATGGCGACTATCATGGATTCTTCTTAAAgcaaattttttggaattCGTTCAAATCGGCTCCGGAAGCTAGCGTAATTCTGAAGTTTATGGAGGAAACCGAAGAAATTATGTCCAGAGATCTGTCTCCATCGAATTCATCCGAAAAGGCCACTGTTCTAACAAGAGATGCTGTTTGTGATAACATACAATCTCCTCAAGAGCGGAATCATTTTATTGGCATGTTTCTCGAAGTGCAGCAGTTTCTTAAGCAGTGTCACGGGGGGCACCCAAAAGTAAGGCCACCAGCAGTCGACACATCACTTCATGGCCCTGAACATATTGGACAAAAGGGAGGGGATCTCACCGCTTTTCTTCTCGAAATGCACCCGCTAATATCAGGACTTGATGGCCTGATTGGACACTTCAATATGAAAGATCCCTCTAAAGTTTAG